Part of the Dermatophilus congolensis genome is shown below.
TGAGCACCTCATCGAAAACGAACTGGCTGCCTTTGAATCCGTCGGAGTTGACGTTGGCGATGTTGTTACCGACGACATCGAGGTACTGCTGGTGGTAGCGCAGCGCGCTAGCGGCCACGTCGTAAGAGCGGAACATGCCGGCCTCTCGGTTAGTGAAGAGCTAATGGGTGCGCTGATAGCGCTTATGCTGCTCACCTCGTGCCGCCCTATCCAGAGAAAGAAGGGGCGGCACGAGGTGGCGAGTCACTTAGTCAGCGGATTAGCGCTTCATGTTGATGAGGTCTTGGAGTACCTCATCGGAGGCGGTGACAACTTTCGAGTTCGCTTGGAAGCCGCGCTGGGCCATGATCAGGTTGGTGAATTCACCAGCCAAGTCGACGTTGGACAGCTCCAACGTACCGGAGGTCACAAAACCCATGCCATTAGCGGCATCGTTGGGTGCGTGGAACTGTGGCACACCAGAGTTCAGCGTCTCTTTGAACATGGTTCCACCAACACGGTCAAGACCTGCCGGGTTATTGAACTTAGTTAAGGAGATCTGACCGATAACCTGAATTTTTCCATCTGTGCTAGCTACCGGCACACCGCTGATCATACCGTTAGGAGAGATCTGGAAGTTTCGCCACTTGGTTGTATCGATAACGATATTGTCAGCGGCTTTCGTGGGGTCCAGAGTGGGAGCAGTACCTGGCGCTGTCGCTGCGGGAGCACCTGCCATAACACCTTTAACGAAACTACCGTCGCTTGTGGTGAGGTTACCGTTTTGATCTAGCGAAAAGGCACCGTTACGCGTATAGAACTTAGATGTCCCTTTCTCCACTACAAAGAATCCATCGCCCTGGATAGCAACGTCGGTGGGAACGTTGGTTACTTGTAAGCCACCTTGAGTGAAGTTTCCAGAAATCTGCCCCAGCCGAACTCCAAGACCGATCTGAGTCGGGTTCAATCCGCCCGTACCGTTAGCTTCATCTGGTGCGGCAGCATTGCGAACAACCTGGTTAAGGCTGTCCTCGAATACAGCGCGTTGGTATTTGTAGCCGTGGGTGTTGACGTTGGCGATGTTGTTACCAGTGACGTCGAGGTAGATCTGGTGGTTGCGAAGGCCGGAGACGGCGGACCACATTGAACGAATCATGAGTGGGAATCCTCCTGCTCACCCTCAATATGGGGGCTGGGGTAAGCGACATGTGTTTTTTAGCGGTAAGACGGGATCTGCCGTCGGGGGTTTCGCTCGGCGGGATCGCCGCCGTATCAGGCTGTACGCAGGTGCCAGGTGGCTTACGTGCCGGTGGAGGGGCCGGTGCGTTGCGTACTCCCAAAAGGTGTGGTCATCCGTGACCGGGGAGGTTCCGCGTCATCCATGATGCGGATTGGTTCGCGAGTCAGTGTGGTTACCCGCTACTGGTGAAGAGGCTGTATGTCAGGCCTGCGTGGCAGTGCCACGCGCGACCGCTGTGATTGAGTCGACCGGGACGTCTGTCCCGTTCACTTTAAGAATCGGCCCATCCGCCCCGATCTTTACGGATTCAACGGTGCCCTGTTCAGTAGTTGCCGTGTCACCGGTGCCTTTGGTGTAAGTGACAGTCTGTCCAATGAGGCCAATGGCGGCTGAAAGTGACTGCTGGGCAAGAAGGGACCCCAGGTGTTGGGTCATAGCTGTGTTAGATGCAATGAGATCTTTGTTAGCCGCGGCGAGCGATTCGCTGGACTTGGTCATAGATTCTGCCGCGCCAGCCATCTCGTTAATGCGCTCCACCATCGACATGGATGCAGTCTGCTGCATCATCTGCGCGGTGTCCGCTGGTTTCGATGGGTCTTGGTACTGGAGCTGAGCCACGAGCAGCTTCATAAAATCGTCTGCATTGAGCGTCTGGTTGTACTTAGCGTTGTTTTTTTTCGCCAGATCAGACATGCCGTCGGCTGGTGTCGGAGTCCAGACGGTCTGAGTTGTCCCGTCAGGATTTTTAACGACGGTAGACCCCATCGTGGGGATGACATATTGAAATTTTGATCTGTCAGGCTGAGTGATGGTGACGACTGTGCCGCTGGCCGTGTTTGAAACGGTTGCGGTGCCTGCAGCTGCGCTTCCGCTGGTGCCGGTGGCACCTGTTGTGCCAGTTGTTGTTGTGGGTGTGGTGGTGGTTCCGCTGATCGCAGATGCGTCAGTCATGGTGTTCTCCTGGGTTTAGGGCGAGGTGGGGGCGGCGGCACATGGTGGTGTGGCGCCACAGGAGAGGTGGGTTAGTTAGAGACGAAGGTTGAGGCGGTCGTTGCTGCTCGATGTGGGGGTGGTGGCTGGCTGTTGCAGCTGTTCGGTGTCGGAGTTGGTTTGTCCGTTGCCGGTGGTGACGGTGGATGAGTCTTGCCATTGGCTGTCTGTGCCGAGGGCTTCTTCGAAACTTTCGGTGTCTCCGCTTTCGCCTGTGGAGACATCGATACTTCCGGTTTTCACGCCGAGTTGTTCCAGGGTTTGTTTGAGGTCGTCGAGGTTTTCTTCGACGAGTTGTCCGGTGGCGGCATCTACTGCTTTGACATGGATGGATACCTGGCCGGATTTGACGCTTACTTGTAGTTGCACGTGTCCGAGGTTCACGGGGGTTAGTTGCAGCATGAGGGCGTATTGCCCGTCAACGCCGCGCAGCATCGGGGACACCCCGGTGACGAGTTGCTGGTAGAGCGGAACGGCGGGTGCGCTCACCATGGGGGCGGGCGTGCCACCAGAGGGAACGGTCGCTGAGATGGGCGTGGTGACTGAGACCCCCTGTGTTTGCTGTGCAGGGGTTGCCTGGTTGGCAGGTGCGGGTTGTGATGCTGGTGGGGCTGCTTCCGCGGGTGGGCGTGAGCTGGTTGGCGCAAGAGGCTGCTGTTCAGCGGTAGATGGAGGTGCCACCGGGCGGCGGGAATCAGGGCGGGAGGGCTCCGGTGCGGGAACAGGTGTTGGGTCCTCTGGCCGTGGGGCCGGGGATGGCAGGGTGGGGCGTTCGTTGGCTGGTGGGGCAGGGACCTCTTCGGTGGGGGGAGGTGGTGTGGTGGGCCGGGTGGTGTCTTCCCCGGGGGTGATGGCTGGGTCGGTGGGGACCTCGTTGGCAGGCGGGGGCGCAGTGGGTGTGGGGGTGTGGGGGGTGGAGTCGGTTGGCGCTGGTGTGGCGGGCGTGGCTGGTGCGGGTTGCCCGGTCACTGGTGAAGTGGCCACGTTTTCGGGTGTGTCAACGGAGGGTGATGTGAGTTCGTTTCCTACTGGTGGCTGTTGTGCCCCGGCGCTATTGGGGAGGGTGCCTTGTTCAGGGGTGTTTTGCGCCGTTGGTTGAGGTGTAGGCGTGGGGAACGAGGTGGACGCTGGGGCTGGGGTGTGGGTTAGTGGGGCGGTGATTGTGGGGGTTGTTGCGGCCTCGGTGGTGGCTTCGGTCGGGGCTGGGGTGGGGGTGGGTGCTGGTGGTGTTTGTCCCAGCGAGTTGGGTGTAAGGAGACCTAGTTCGCTGGCTTGCACGGAGATATCGGTAGCTGTGGGGGTGCCTTGCGGGGTTTGCGGGTGTGTTTCCGCGGCGGTGCGCACGTTCTGGTCAGCGGTAGGTGTGGTGGGTTCAGGGAGTGTGGGCTGTGGCGCAGTCAGGTCTGGGCTGTTGGGTGTGGCGTGGAGTTCAGGTTGTTCATTAGTGGGTTGGTTGGGTGTCGGGGTTACTGGCTGCTGGGGGGATGTCGGTGTTGAGGCGTCACGGTTGTTAGGTGCAGCAGGTTGTGGGGGCAGCTGTGCAGCGTTGTTGCCTTCTTCAAAGGCGGGGATGTCGTTGCTGGTG
Proteins encoded:
- a CDS encoding flagellar hook assembly protein FlgD — translated: MTDASAISGTTTTPTTTTGTTGATGTSGSAAAGTATVSNTASGTVVTITQPDRSKFQYVIPTMGSTVVKNPDGTTQTVWTPTPADGMSDLAKKNNAKYNQTLNADDFMKLLVAQLQYQDPSKPADTAQMMQQTASMSMVERINEMAGAAESMTKSSESLAAANKDLIASNTAMTQHLGSLLAQQSLSAAIGLIGQTVTYTKGTGDTATTEQGTVESVKIGADGPILKVNGTDVPVDSITAVARGTATQA
- a CDS encoding flagellar hook-basal body protein, which translates into the protein MIRSMWSAVSGLRNHQIYLDVTGNNIANVNTHGYKYQRAVFEDSLNQVVRNAAAPDEANGTGGLNPTQIGLGVRLGQISGNFTQGGLQVTNVPTDVAIQGDGFFVVEKGTSKFYTRNGAFSLDQNGNLTTSDGSFVKGVMAGAPAATAPGTAPTLDPTKAADNIVIDTTKWRNFQISPNGMISGVPVASTDGKIQVIGQISLTKFNNPAGLDRVGGTMFKETLNSGVPQFHAPNDAANGMGFVTSGTLELSNVDLAGEFTNLIMAQRGFQANSKVVTASDEVLQDLINMKR
- a CDS encoding flagellar hook-length control protein FliK, giving the protein MSRLEISPVNAAEAALTRLRKSSRAGMAARDSHDRAFGEALRSATDTPRRVSREAQNRTSSPLGVKNSETDTGHVHTSPQPNGTEQPNTVRSTQPVQAQTPTASEHNTLQQGLNNAQQTPNTPTVTGRVAALLPGTPGIEEPMISIGAAPLTGADAPIMAYTSPIAGPVTGVLPGLSEANGAATTATPAITETSPSPSSPTTSTMPGITGTQETNTPINAAPTAPAATPTLPVTTPTTDQTTLPAVGAPEQAASTPPVLDPSATATPATSNDIPAFEEGNNAAQLPPQPAAPNNRDASTPTSPQQPVTPTPNQPTNEQPELHATPNSPDLTAPQPTLPEPTTPTADQNVRTAAETHPQTPQGTPTATDISVQASELGLLTPNSLGQTPPAPTPTPAPTEATTEAATTPTITAPLTHTPAPASTSFPTPTPQPTAQNTPEQGTLPNSAGAQQPPVGNELTSPSVDTPENVATSPVTGQPAPATPATPAPTDSTPHTPTPTAPPPANEVPTDPAITPGEDTTRPTTPPPPTEEVPAPPANERPTLPSPAPRPEDPTPVPAPEPSRPDSRRPVAPPSTAEQQPLAPTSSRPPAEAAPPASQPAPANQATPAQQTQGVSVTTPISATVPSGGTPAPMVSAPAVPLYQQLVTGVSPMLRGVDGQYALMLQLTPVNLGHVQLQVSVKSGQVSIHVKAVDAATGQLVEENLDDLKQTLEQLGVKTGSIDVSTGESGDTESFEEALGTDSQWQDSSTVTTGNGQTNSDTEQLQQPATTPTSSSNDRLNLRL